The Amblyomma americanum isolate KBUSLIRL-KWMA chromosome 2, ASM5285725v1, whole genome shotgun sequence genome contains the following window.
ACGCAATGAAAACCTTTCTACTGTCCTAAAGCCCAGCTGCATTTCCGTGCACCTTCTCAACGCTGAAACCAGCGACAGCCGACCTCGAAAGCGGTGCATTTTGTGCGCTAAATTAATAAAAGGCAAGCGCGCCAGGGTAGCAGGTGCCCCTCACGAAAAGGAATTCGCAATACAGTTCTGCAAGAAAATCGGCCGTCAGTTAACTGTGTGAGCCTCCAAGAAGTATTGAGGCGGGGGCTCTGATGGGGAGCAAGTTCGTATAGCTCTCCGATGCCCCTTTGAAGGCTAAAAGGGGGATATTTCTGCTAGGGACCTCTGCGCGAAACTTTTCACCAGGTTGTATGCCTATTGCGCTTGTTGCCCAGTATGCCCAATAAGacactttttaattatttttagcCTGAAATATTTATTTTGCGCCGTGTTCTCCATCTAGTAACACGATAAATTTAACCTTGATGTTAAGCATATTTCTTTGATCAGGATGCTTTGCAAGCTTCTCGAGCGCACAATCGCCAGCCATACAATATTTTCATGCCAGAAAACATTTTGTCGATAGCCAACGCGGCATCGTGAAATTGGCTCTATAATAACGCAACAGACATTTTTTTAAttcgtgactttgcttgttcagTCAATGAACAGCTTTAGGTTGATGCTACCCCTTTAGATTAGCGAAATGCATTTCACCACATTTTACGCAGCTTACTGATAAAAAATACTAAAGGGAAATGAATCTTTGACAAGCTCTTTAACTGGATAACTATTCACTTCCACGACACCACGCAGCTAGCAGAAATCGGAGacattaaataaaataaatttcttACTTTGCCCGGGATGCCACGAGATTTTCAACTGTATAAGTTCCATTGCAAAAGACATCGATCGTTGCAATATGATAGATTGTTTGTTGATAACTGTGTCTTTTGCTCCGATACATCACATATATGCCTGAAATTATTGCAAAATGGGAACCTTTGTAATCTCGCCGACTGATGGGAGCGTAATAAAATGCAAATTACTTTTATAAAACTGCTTCCATGACACCAAATTAAGAAAAGAATGTGTGTAACTTCACAAGCTGCGTTGACAGTCGCTGCACGAACAGAATTGCTTCATTTAGGCAGATGGTTTTGAATATTACCAATAAAATAAGTTAGAATGCGCAGAGTCCCAACGTTACAGGAAGGCTTAAAACTGTTGTTACTTGCGTAGAAAACTAAAATGTGCCTATTTGCTTCGGTGCTTACCAAATCTTGGTTTTACGGCACTTCGAGTGCGCGAATATTGTGCGGAATTGGTACAGTGCTAAGGATGCTTTCAGGGATAGGAGGATGCAGCGACTTGCAGCTAAGTGCATTTTATCAGATTAAAGCCCTTCGACTTCCCCTTCAACATGTTCGGTTAGCTTTAACTGAACACGCTCCTCCTACGACGACAGATCTCTAGCGAAAGTGAGGctcgtttatttattttaccACCAAAATCCAGGTGTACAAATTAATGAATATTTGTACATCCCCTCCCCCACAGAACAAAAAAAGTGTAGGAGACAGTTAAGCTCTCCtctaagggtatgacgtgatatcgTAACGGGTTCATTCCCCTATGTGCAGAAGGTACCTTTCTACGTTCATAGATTCCTGGAAGCCCTcccacccctcctggcgcagtactgcagcggttaagtgatgcgccgctgccctgcgatggcaggtgctctagCGGTGGGTCTTGTGCTCTTCCTGAAAGGCCAATCATTGGTGTAatgtcacctgccatggtggctagATTCTTCACTATCCAGTGAGGAGGTTTCGATGACGCCGCAAGCTCACGTTACCTAGGAGGCGCACCTGCCTCCTGGTTTGTTCCCTGCGGCACCACCTGCGAGATGACGTCATGCTAGCGATTTCTCGTTCAAAGTATGGAGTCCGACGGAAACCCGTTTGGTCGGGATGGCACATGGCGAAAGTAgtaggcgccgaccaaaagaaaggaatggatgacgtttcggctcccccacgagagccttgttcacaatgaggcttaacgtagcttctttttttatttatgcacGGCGCATGACCGAACCGAGGCACCTGtcgtagattgggggcaagtttcCGTCATTTCGATTAAGCTTGTGCGCTGCCGTCTGAAAAATCAGCGATTCCAGATAGAGCCATGACTTCCTGCCCCTTTCTTTTCCgatcacacgtgcctctgcccagtttacgttgtgtgcggcggacaccgagtgctcggcaagcgcatttttatctgcgcgccggtttctgacgtcactctggtgatcacgTATTCTTCGCTCAAAGTCACCCCACTCGTCGATATGCACAGACGGGCAGTACGCACATGGGATtgaatacacgacacctgggaacttttccttcttcagcttgtctttaacatgcacaagctgactcctcagtttccgagctggcacatgcgcggtcttaacttcgtaggaccgtaatatgcgcgctaaaggttcgctgatgccaggagCATAGGGAATCGCAGCTCGTATCTGGGTAGCGGGATTAGCTTGCAGCCTGGGACGTTCCATTTGGCACTGTACAgagtccatgacgtgtacaggatagccacagGTGGTCAAGCCACGCCGTACGGGCACATCTTCAGCAATCAGGCATTCTCCTCTAAAACATATTTATTTTCGTCGGAGGAGCGGtgacaacgccgacaacgccatgaCAACGCGATGACAACGCCGGATCTTCTGCGCGGCGCATTTAACGCTACGCGTTAAAAACAAGGTATCTCACGTTTCGACCATTCCAGAGTAGTGCGCCCACATCTCGCACAGGCCAAGCTCTGCTGTAAAATTGCCGTCGAGCTATGGAAATGCTTGCCTCCATCAGTAATTGAATTCGTTGACGTTTTTGTGACCTGTGGCGGTGATTACGACGCTCAGTCCCGGAGCCCgaggttgcgtttcgatggaggcgacacgctAAAGACACCGGAGTGcagagcgatgtcagtgcaagttagagCCTCAGctggccaaaattattccggcgcccctCACTACGTCACCTCTCTTGCTCCCTTTTTTATCTTCTTCCTTCTGCCCTCAACCCGCCATTGGGGTGAACACTTTGAAGTGAGACAGttcctgcgcctttcctttcctcgaaaccaatttAACGTCTGTATGTTTAATTTGTCAGTACTGACACATTTGATCTAAACTCTAATGTCTGGGCGGCGGCGATGGCAGCTTTATTACAAAAAATTACAGCCGATTTACGTAGTCAATGAAATGCACAGTAGGTGCGCTAGCGCTGCTATACCTttctatgcattttttttttactttgttatgCTTTGGTATTAAAGGTGGGATTATAACGGGAGAGAGAAAGAATGATTATGGAGTGGACAGAAAGAGAGACATGTGAGGGGAATGCAAGGCGTGAGCAAAGGCGATTCTATAGACTTTCGCCATCGCCGCACCTAGATCAGTGAAATATGTTCCTCACGGCGAAGAAAGGTAATCGAAGAGCAAGGAGGGCGCTTGAAGGCGAGCGTTCGTTAAGGCGCGGAGGTGAGCACAAGCTCCTTCACAATGTGACGAGCGGCGCGGAGCCGAGGTTTAGGGAGCACCGGCCCTCATAAAGACTGAGGAGTGACGGCCTCGATGGGAGAGGGCGCGCGAGCGACTAGCTCAGTACGGATAACACTGCCCGGTGACGGCCTCAACGGCCGCAGCTGGGATGGCCGCCactctctcattggctgcagctgtgcGGCCGCTCTGCGCGAGGGGCGCGTCGCAATCTGCTCTTTGGCGCTTCAAGTTCACAGAGAGAGTGCGGCCTCGGACTGACAAAGTCGGAATCCGTGATTGCGGCTCGAAGTGCTACACACCAATAAACAAGCATATAAATGAAGCTAAATATCTCACATCACCCTGTGACCAAGGTTACCTGTTTGCTTTCGCACTAGTGATGCGCTTTTCAGCATTACTTTTGTCGAAAAAACGGCACCCGCTAAGCCCCATTAGTCCGTCGCACACGAAGCAGTATTCTCTTCCTGCTGCCGTATTCCTCCCCCATTGCTTCCTCTGTCATTTTTTaccccacccccacccccgcTCTCAAGCGCCTCTGCCGAGTTAAATACACGCAGCGAAAGGAGGTTTGGTACAACATGTAGACAGCGTGCATTATGAAATGTAGCGACACGACCAGCACTGAATTCGTCGGTTCATGACGTGTCTAGGACCAGGGCTGGGCAAGATACTTCAAAATAGTATCTTCGATACGATACTCGATACCTTTGAAAATTGCATCTCCGATACCGATACAAGATACAGTACGGAAATAGATTTTCGATACAGATACTCGATACTGTATCGTCGATACTTCGATACATCACTAAAATGTCAAATATAATACAGGTTATATTACGACTAACGAAGTTTACAAAACTGAAATCACTGTCTAATAATGCCGGTAATATAACTGGCGAATTTAGGAAATGTACGAGTGGTTTCTGTAACCTTTAGTGCATTTCTATAGAGCACGTTTCTTGAAAGGACTTATAAACGAATCCGACCACATGGATCTGTTGAAGCTCCGCTCTCTGCGCAGTTGGCCTTGTTAGAACTTTAATTTGGACTAAAGTCATATATATGTTGAAGCGATCGCTTCCGTAAGCAGCCTAGCAAAAAAATCATTTAACCCAAAGTTCCTCAAAGTTCCTGTGAGCACTTGGCTATATGAATAAACCTGAAACGTTTTCTGTATTCGGTTCGATACTATAGAGTACTTACCCGATGGCCTGTGCCTTTGATCAAACTAAATGATGCAAGCTCCGTGCGCTTGAGAACCGAACAGTTAGTTTGCCAGTACTGCGATAACAAACTTCTGAAGCTGAAAACTATTCTTGAAAAGCTAGAATGAAAACAACAAGTAAAATGGCTGAATGTTTTTATTAGGCAAAAAGTATTCATTACGTTTACTTGAAGGTCTTAAGTAACAACATTTGCTCGAACCGCCGGTCCGAAAGAGCCCCGCGATGTGGACGCGCTCTAAGGGAGgcaaatgaaaaaagcctctctACAGGAGCAGACGAGCACGTCGCAGTATTATACTTGACGAAGGCACCTCTTATCAGTGGATAAGAATGAAGCATAGCCACATCAACTCGAGGATCTTGTAAATAATTGAGAAACTCAAGCTTCACTAACGCCTCCTGAGAGCTACGGCTGGTTATACCGCTTGTGTCTTCAAATGAAAAGAATGCGTCAGCTGACGCATTTGATGCTCCTGGCGCCGATGATCCTACTACCTCGCGTGCGGAAGAATGCGCAGCTTGTGCTGTGCTGACATAGTCGACAACAGCTTCTTCTGTAAGCTTCTGAGCATGACGGCGGAAGTCTTCCATTTCTGCTGGCAACCACCGCAACTTGAAACAGGGGTGTAGAACAGCAACTGTTGCCTCTTTTGCACTCGGTTTCATCTTCAAAAGATGGTCGAACCTGCGGGTGAATCCATTCCTAACTGCATCCAAAAGTGGCTTGCAATAAACATAGTCTGCAGCAGCTTTCTCGTGAAGCTTTGATTCCACTTGAAGAAGAGTTGGGAGCAGTTCTCCGAAGAAGCAGTCAGCTTCAGCTTGGAGGCGTGTCAAAGCAGAGGCGATGGGCTGCAAGACATCGCAGTACTCAAGCAGAAAAGCGAAGTCCCTTTCTTGGAATACTTGCAGCTTGAGAGTGTTGCATAGGTCTCGAAGCTTGTCCTTAGATCGAAGAAGGTCTTTGATGCTGTCGTATAAAGAATTCCATCGCGTCACACACGGTGTATGTAAAGAATGCCCTAAGGCGCTCACGATTATCTCGGACGACTTGGGCCTTCGGGCGCAGTTCCAAAGTGCCGAAAATTTTATCATGGCAGATGAGTGAATGCGCTCAAATGACACTGTCGACAAAGCTACTTTAACGTCGGAAACTGCCACAAGACTTAGTGTGTGACAAGCACACCGGACATGACGAGGCAATGTGATTTCGCCATCTTCGAGGCCAAGATCGGGTTCTGTCACCGACTCGAAGGACAAGTCGTCTGCGGCTCCATCTGCCAGAAAGAAGGTGCTTTCATTGAAAACATTTTCCTAACAACTTTCATAATTATCACACGCTTTAGAAAAAGTGGTTCACCACCCATAACACAGCTAAATCAAAATAGAAAGTGTTCTGCTTTGCTAGAAACCACATTTTATAACATTGGGCTCATTTTCTGACGTTTACTTTTTATATTTTAGCCACCGAATTCGTAAAAAGGAAATCACCCGCCTTGGCGTCACAGTAGAAAATACACTGGCGGGTATAAGCAAATGATTTGCTTTGTACCACTTACCCTCATCGATGATTTCGGAGCGTAAGCCAAACTCCTTAAAAGCTTTCACAAAGTTGCTGGCGTTGTAGGTGACGGTGGCTACAATTTTGTCATGGGAAATGTCGAAGTCTTGTCTGATGTCTTCAAGTAATTCGCCGATTTTGTCGTAGGTGTGACGTCCAGCAAACCTTCTGCAGGCTAATGCCAATGATCGCCGTGAGAGAGAGTTGCGATCAATCTAAAGAACGATAAGAAGAGTATGCTTTAGCGCAGGCTTTCTCAACTGCACTATTTTTCAAGTATAAAAATTGCTTACTTACCCAATGAGCTGTGACCCCCATAAAGCTCCGGTGAGGTGTAGACCAGATGTCAGCGGTCGTCGCGACATAATCTTGGTCAGACAGTTTCAGGCGTACGTCGCCCAACATTTTTTCCCATTCTTCATCAATTCTTCGTACAAGCGTTCGTCGCGAAATCACGGTGCTTCCCGGGCGCAAACCTACGAGTAAGGAACAAAATTTTCTTGATAACTATCAAATCTCCATATTTAGAGGGGAGAGCGTACCTGTTATGAGTGCTACGAAGCCTGGCTCCTCAACCGTCGATAGCGAATGGAGACCGTCCACCACAAACCTAACAATTAGGTTATCCACTTCGGGTACAGACAGTTTACTCCTGGTAGAACAAAATAGTTTTGTTTGGAGCATTTTCTCGTTGGCGGTGTCAGCTTTCCtctttgtggttgtttttttccagCCTTCTTTGTACACTTCGAAACTTTGCAGCTCTAGGGGATGTACACGCTGAAATGAAACGATACCTCTTATTACTTGCTTGCTCGCAAAGGGCATATTGTCGAAAAGTCAACAGAAAACAGGTATATCTCATCCCAAAGAAACATTGTATCGTTGAGAGGCACGAGAAAACACTGACATACTTAGACACGTATAATTTATCTACGAATTGGAACGCTGCCTACAGATAGAAGACGGATAGGAGATAATGGTGGCTGGTCAGCAAGGGCGTATAAGATATTGGAGCAGTACCCCAAAACTCACAGCTGCGCCTTATCCAATACACACCGTCGTATTATGCCCTGGGCGTCCTTGCTTAGTTAATTTGGAACTGTGATCCCGTGCCAGGCTTgttcacggaatagtcagctttGATTGAAGTGCAACTCGTACTTAACTGCCAGCAAGTTTTATCTGCATAAAAAGAATAGCGACCTCATGAGGCTAAAACAAAATTTCAAACAACGTAATCTGACGTAATTTTAtcgtttcttttttcgcttagccGAAATGTCCAGCTTGAAATTCGAAGTCAAGGAGTAGGCACCGCTGATTGCTGTTTTACAGAATGAGCACTTGGCCTTGACTTTGTCCTCATCAGATGACGTGACAGTGAAATATTTTCCATCCAAGATGGCACACCGAAGTTCGTGAGCCATAGCTGCTGCTTATCCGCGCGTAACGCGGCGATGGCTACTGGCGTATACCGCAAACCAGGAACACGTGCGAGAAGTCGCACTGAAATGGGACGGCGGACAGTCGGACGGCGCAGAAGCGCCGATCCAGAAGTGGTAGCTTGGGAGTTGGTTAAAATGCAGCGAAGGTGCTGCCGCCCGTCTTGTTCTACCGCTAGAGCGAGAGCTTTtacagctttttttattttttttgatgCGAAAAGCTTCACTCGGCTCGTCAACACCGAGTCTGGCGTGCGCCGTGACCAATTTtagccacagctgcgcatgcgcgaaacctagcgacgtcacgcggagcgcagctgGCCGCTGCTCGCGACCGTTTTACccttcgccgctgccgcgctaTCGCCGCCACCGTCCCAGGTTCTTTCGCAAGGCGCTGCGAGAACGcgtgagcggcggcggcggcggcgaagacGCACC
Protein-coding sequences here:
- the LOC144119458 gene encoding uncharacterized protein LOC144119458, translated to MGVTAHWIDRNSLSRRSLALACRRFAGRHTYDKIGELLEDIRQDFDISHDKIVATVTYNASNFVKAFKEFGLRSEIIDEDGAADDLSFESVTEPDLGLEDGEITLPRHVRCACHTLSLVAVSDVKVALSTVSFERIHSSAMIKFSALWNCARRPKSSEIIVSALGHSLHTPCVTRWNSLYDSIKDLLRSKDKLRDLCNTLKLQVFQERDFAFLLEYCDVLQPIASALTRLQAEADCFFGELLPTLLQVESKLHEKAAADYVYCKPLLDAVRNGFTRRFDHLLKMKPSAKEATVAVLHPCFKLRWLPAEMEDFRRHAQKLTEEAVVDYVSTAQAAHSSAREVVGSSAPGASNASADAFFSFEDTSGITSRSSQEALVKLEFLNYLQDPRVDVAMLHSYPLIRGAFVKYNTATCSSAPVERLFSFASLRARPHRGALSDRRFEQMLLLKTFK